CTTGTACCATTTGGTTAACTCTTTCTATCTAAAAAAACTGTCATTTTTTTTGGCAACAACTTTacattgaatggctcaaacaacAGGTAATTTTCCTCAGTATTTTAGAATAGCTTCCTTCATTTTTGCTCTTATTTGTACTGCACTTAATAAATATGTTTCAAGTGTCTATTGCTTAAAACTTTTTTCTTGGATTTGTTGTTCAATATTATATAACTTCCTTCTTTTGTCTAAATTTATTCTTTGTTCCTTTCAGTCTTCTTCTTGTAACAAAAGCCACTTTTAACAACAGATGAACACAAGACTAatggaaaagtattataatagatatgaatatatatatatatatatactcaactttttctttcttgcttttatttaatatctaaaacTTATAAACTCATATAAATTAGAGTGACAGAGAGATagggagaaagaaaaaaagagaaatcaGTATTCTTTCTTCTGTTGTTTTATTTTAGAGAGCTTGATTtggttaattttataattaaatctcAATATCTTTGCTTTATTTGACAAGAATAAATATGTATGTTTTAATCAACAGAAAAGTGGTAttcattttcttattattttttgtttcatAGTTGGATGAATGATTGAGATATAGTTACTTCATTTGCTTCAAGAATCAGAAACTTATATGTATGGTATTTACAACGCTGAATCTTTTTTTGTTTGTCCCTTTAAAAATCATAAGATTTGTGCATTGATATGAGATAAAACGCTAGAaagattaataaataattaattttttctaatttaaaaatcATAATTCTTTTTATAATCTGCTTTGTGGGTCAGTCATAAttatttttcagaaaattttggtGAGAGTTTACGAATTCGTTCCATTCTGTGTTAGTTTGGGTGTTAGATTCACTGGTTGTTTACTTAGTTAAGAGATAGTTTTGGAAGCAATTAAATATGTGTATTTCAGATTCTAGAATGCCAAAATAATGGTTGGTTGTCTGGATTGTTGTTATAAAGCTGCAATTTTACacattattacaattttaatatGTGATTTTGATAAATTGCTTAATGTTGTAATGTGAAAATTAATATTTGGTTTTACCACATACACTGTTGTTGATACAGTTGATGTGATTGCAATTCCGAGACATAAATAAAAAGGATGAGTTTGTGAGAAGAATTGCAGAAGCAGCAGAAAGTAAGTTCAATTCAATTTCGTTTTCTGGTTTTAAATATGCAACacgcattttattgatttttcctcttttttatttctatttaatgtGATAAACATATCCAAGTATATACTTACTTTACATTTATTCAATAAGACCaaataagaaaagaagaagaaagaaaaaagtctACTGTTCTTAAAGATTATAAAAATCTGAAATCATCAATTGCTGAAGTCTATCTATTGGAAATGTTTACTTTTAAATGGAAGTTAATTTTATCGAGTGAGTTTAGTTTATGATATCATTGTCATTTTaacttattttcttattttatttattgccTGACAAAATTTTGGTATCTTTCTACCTTTCAAGTTAAACTTaggtatttattaaaaaaaaaaaaaagtaaaagaagTTAAACTTAGGTATAGCATAATTCCATATAATGTAATAAGTTGCTTCCAATTAACGTTAAAGTTCCATATAATTTATCACTTAAATTCCTACCTTACTCACTCTTTTCTTGGGTTTTGTTATGCTGCATTTATTTTCTGGATGCCTGCTTAATTTAACTTCTGTTTATTTTCCCTATGCAGATGAAAACGGGATATGTTTCTCTTGTTTTATGTTTAAACATTAGTGTTGATCCTTCTATTTTTTTGAAACTCTTTTATGTGGTTTAATTTAAGGTCAATCCTCATAAAACTAATTGGTATTAATTATCTATATGGATCAATAATCAAATATGTTAGAAACTGATTCTCATTTGTGTCTATATATTATCTTGTGATTTGTCTTTCTCTTTGTCATAGAAGTGGACGCTACTTAGAGACCaaacaaatatattatatatttttttcatatatgtGTTAGTGTGAAGATGCCACCTTGATTATGTAAATCTTTTAGGATATCAACGATAGTCTTTCAAAGTACTTTGTTTAATGGTAGAGACAATGGCTTTTGAcatagcaattttttttttttttaaatattgctCTCTTTTTGCTCAATAGATTTGATCCTTTGCCATCTAAGTTCTAACCAAAATCAACTTAAATTAAAAGAATGAGGACTGGTTTTCTTTAGGCTTACATTTGTGCATTGTGAATTTGAGTAGACCGATTGTATTTCTATGTTTAGGCTATTAGTTTTGGGTTAGAAGTCTGGAATCTGAATTTAACTAGATGGAGCTTTCGATTATCTCTCTATGTTTAGGCTAACAATTTTAGGTGCAACATCATTAATCTGTTTAGAATCAGAATTGCATGTTGGGCTACTTCATTTTGGTGCAACATCTTTGTTAGTAAAAAACAGTTCTGAAATTTTGAACATTTGGAGGGCTTATTACATGTGATTATTAAAGATAATTTACTAACGCAGTTATGTAACAGGTGGTTTGTCAATAAACTGAAGTTTATGTTCATTGGTTGGCTTAAACAACTCTAGGTCTTATAGATAATATATTCTTTACTTGCATCAAACATGTCATTCTTTAGGTGAATCTATTCCTGTTATTTTCTTGGATGTAATCATGTAACTGGTGAGAGTGTTCCCCTTTCTGAAACTGAGTTGGATGATTTTACTCCGACTGGAACAGGGGAGCCTCCACTCTCAAAAGAAAAGTCTTGGGTATGCGTAATTCATATGCCCATTTTTTTATAGTTTCTTTTTGATGACCTATGGGAGAGACTTTCATTTTGTAACTTTACAAGTTGCATGCAAAAGTTTTGAATTAGTTGTTCAATAACAAGACACGTTAGTTTATTATCATTGTTTTAGAAATGATTTtgcatttatttttttttctgaGTGCCTTCATAATTCAAATCCCTTGACTTCTATCACTTATTTTCAGGTTAAAACCACAGATCCTTTATCTAGAAAACCTGCTCAATGTGAAACAAGCACAATGCCACAGTCGGCTGGTTCTTGCTGGTAGCGTTTTCTTTTCCAATCTATAGTAGCTAGCCTTTTGTTGTTGTTCTCAACTGTAACCCATTTAGCCTCAATCACAATTTAGTTGCTTGAAAAAATTACTGCTGCTTTGTTATAGAGTGTTAGTTATAGAGTTTGATATTACTATTACTTGACTTGGTTAGGCCATGCCcttttaatataaatatcttgGTATATTTGTTGTTTTCAAATATCCGACTATATAGTTTCCTGAGTATATTTTTGGATTTGACATTTGATCTTGTTTGTGATTATGTTTTATGGGTTTGAGATTATTTTAGTTTCAGTTTTTTTATCCTATTTTTGGATTTAAACTTTCGGTGTGCTGTGCTATAAAATCTTGAGCTTCTTGCAGTATTATTTGAGGTCAGGGGGATGTAAATTTGGAAAAGCGTGTAAATATAACCACACTAGAGGAAAGACTTCTGCAGCACCATTAGCACCAGTTCTAGAGTTTTACTTTGTTGGTCTTCCAATCTGAGTGGTATAACATCATTGTTCTGTCTATATTTTAACCTTTCAACATATAAAAGCTGCAATAGTTGCTTGTGGTCATCTTATGTGGTTTATATCGCAGGGTGAGAAAGAATGTCCATATTACATGCGATATCCAAAACATCTGCCTGCCATTTCTGTCAAGGTCTGCTGCTATTTTCTGGGTAAGTTATTATTGTACCAGAAATTCTACTCATTTCCATGCTTATTTAAAGGGTAGCGATGATACTAAGTTTTGAAGATTAGGAGTCTATTCAAAGATTTTAGTTTGCATTTGATATCAGTTGCTTCTGCTTGCAAACTTTGGTTTTATTAATGTACTTTATCCTTTATATGACTTCAAAAGTTACTTTTTTGCTTGAATGAtccttttttttaagaaaaaattatttgGTGGTTGCTTTTTGATGGATGCGAAACTATGTGATAAGTTTGTCTAAAACAAGTAGGAGAACTATTAAGGAATAGCTTAAGAATCATGTTTCGGTGATGAAAATAGTAATCACCCTTTCCCttgtcatatttatttttatcatttaagtgattttttttttcttttaaatatgtaCTGGATACTTTTCTCCTAATGATTGTGAAACTTATTTATATTTCATGTGACACAATGGGTTCTTCAATAGTACAATTTTTTTAACAACATTTAAGAATTCTGTTAATGTTATCTTTATGGTGGATGGGTCTTGAGAGCTATCCAccacatatataattatatttcaagcttacacacacacaaatatatatatatttaaatatatacatatattgtttgaaaatagttttttaaaaaataagatactgttttttaattgaatttggCAGCAATTTctgctttcttcttctttttttcctgAATGTTTGTTGGAGTTATCAATTTAAGTGTTGATTAGATGtgtatttttttgtttaactTATCATTTTTACATATTTACGACATTACCCATTTAGATAGCGGGGATTAATTTTTGGGGGAGAAAAATATGTTGTATGTGTCATGAGTTTCTGTAATTTCCATAGGCTCTCACAAATAGCATCTAATTTTCTGATTTGTAATGCATAGGAGTGTTTTGATCCTATTGTAGCAAGATCTGGTTGTGATTTGATTCCAATTATGGTGTATGGGTAAGCAAACTTAGCCTATTAGTTTGTGATTTATGTGATAATATATTGGCAAGCAAAGAATCTTAATTTATGATGTCTTTTGCTTTGGAAATTTGCAGAAGAAATATTTCTGGTCAAGAGTTTGGAGGAATGTACTGTGTAGTTTTAACTGTGAGGTACTACTCCTTttctaatattatattgggcaatATGTTATGTTAATGTTCTTTCTTTAATTGGTTATTGATAGGAGTATAATACCTTTCTTCTGCAAATGCATCCATCCACACAGGTCTATTGTTGTATCAGCCGATCTTCTTAGGATATTTGGTCGTGAGGTAGCCGAGCTTCCCATAGTGGCGACAACTAGAGAACACCAAGGGAAAGTAGGAACaaatgtgtagagtccaagaactttacttagctaagatagataatagtatgatagtatttatagcattatctttgttactgtggatttttggttcagaccgggaattatttggacactcatagtagtacttatagattttctaagtttaacctatagtttaagaatattaagtataacctaaggtttgattaaagtgactgatattaaggattatattattatattataaggtttagacatcaaccaataggattttaagcacatgttttgaatggtaattaaggattaagatttttgaggattaaatataataaggagtaaagtttgaatgttatagggtcagtcagcaactttgagtacgttgagggcttagtcaaggctgtttactccattcaaacctagctaaaaatgtgtaatttcgtgtttaaatattcagcgtatgccgatatatcgcagctatagggggcgatatgtcgcagcacgtagatatggaaaacacgaaatgatgcacggtcgcctcgggcatactggcccaggcgatatatcgcctacagggggcgatatatcgcctccttcagcatggattcaaactcttttgaattcatttcctttcagccattcaaactccttcaacagtccagcatcttgtgaacgagtcttcagcctctgctgaacgattattcaaatgattttcacctaaaaagccattatttttatttaagtaaaatcaagatattttcattcccaaactctataaataggacctagtacccagccattattcaccatttgctctaagttcagaagctgctagtgttaagtgagtgtgagagtgtaaacacttggtttggggaaaaactataagcttatcaaacactttgggaagtgagttctatagtatttcggtgaaggttagattgatcttgcaatctttgaggtaaacccaaaactctagttcctttctgtattttatgttatttcctttctcaaaaccttctactcagtcccctaaccttattcttattttggttagggaatccaagctcttaagcatataagttggtaagtatgtttttatggtttagtctttccatctctttcatttcatctcctttctttagactcactctttcttatggttttaggagtgttccaaaagtcccaactcagtccataatcccggtaactttggtaaggaaaataggctagaattaatatgttatgtgcttatgttatctatatgttttatgttattaaaagtgttatgatatgtatatgtgtatgtttgtaggcttgggcatatgacccatatgactaacaagaccccaaatgggttatgggcatatgacctacttagctagtaggaccccattaatcccatgggcatatgcttgtttagtctatgggaccccaagtaataatggccattataataagtgtattatgtgttatgatatgtctttacgttattatgacattatgtttatgtttatgactatgtgttagattttccttgctgggcattaggctcattcctttctgtttatgtgcaggaaataagctttagaggcggaaagattcgtgacgcttagaggatgtgtatcgatggtgaatggagtcaaggggccgagcgttattcgattcgaggatgtagtcttgtttatgtttttatggttttagaagtattttccgcattttctatgtaaccctttttagtttttaagttatttttgttttaaagacaatgggtacccatatcctacttattttatgaaagtaacctttgtttccataagttttcaataaaattatggtatttctgcaaaaatgtaagatttatgtatagattcgttaatggtccaagtagtctagattagtgggtcgttacaaaatgaaactttgattttttttcttcttcttagtattttagttttcttttcgtTAATGTtaagaagcagaagaagaataACTACTAAGTTGGTATATTTTGGTTTGTTATAACAGGGCTATTTCCAAGTATTATTTTCATGTATAGAGAAGTTGTTGGTTTCCCTGAATGTGGAAAACATTGTGCTTCCTGCTGCTAAGGAAGAAGAGTCAATCTGGACAAACAAGTTTGGATTCACAAAGATGAGTGATGATCGAGTAAGTGTTTATATATTTCATGACACCATTAAAAGATTTTGTTTGGTTTTTAGGTCttacaaataaaaaatgattAATGTGGTTTGGTTGTAAATTTTTTCAGCTGTCAAAGTATATGAGAGAGGTGCAGTTTACAATTTTCAAGGGAACATCCATGCTGGAAAAGGCAGTGCAGCAGCAACAACACGTAATAATACCACCAGAATAGCTTAGCATACATTGAAAGATGGGGTTCCTCACTTGGTTGTCTACACTGCATTCTTTTACTTCTCAGTATCTTGTTTTGTCCTTGCTATAATCCTCACATCACATTCCTTTACTACCCTGTGCTGGACTTACTGAAATCATCATTCAAGGcttatatgttgaatatttaagactacttgagtactttaagaacattttgttgttgatgacagtgttgaatgttttaaactaatttgtggattgttaatataatgttgaatgtttttaccatttgttatttgaaaatcaagttcatttgatgatgctagtatatattagaaagctaattttaattatataaaaaaaataaaatataatagaataaattagtgttatataaatgaatatataatgagaatttaaacttatctaaatattaaaataatacgaaaaatgtgttataatgtctattacaataacactttttataagtgaagaattttgttatgcaaacttcattatataacacaaataatgtgttatactaaagtgtagtataacacagaAAATgcgttatactaaagtgtagtatagcACAAATTtgtaagtattgaaatgtgttttataatcgactataaataatataattaaacacttatctatttattaaaataacacagaaagtgtgttattgttgacagtataataacacatctgtataacaatgataaagtgttatgtaaagtaccctgacctacgataacatagttggtcttaacacatcaaaaagtgttatggtatgttttaataacacatttttggtgttattaaaagcattttttcttgtagtgtgtggAGTATACCTATATGTTTTCCAATCTTCATTCTGAGCTTGAAGCTATCCGCCAGAAGGTACTAGACCTTAGGTGCGTTCATGG
This genomic interval from Humulus lupulus chromosome 8, drHumLupu1.1, whole genome shotgun sequence contains the following:
- the LOC133796033 gene encoding uncharacterized protein LOC133796033, producing the protein MGSSIECFDPIVARSGCDLIPIMVYGRNISGQEFGGMYCVVLTVRSIIPFFCKCIHPHRSIVVSADLLRIFGREVAELPIVATTREHQGKGYFQVLFSCIEKLLVSLNVENIVLPAAKEEESIWTNKFGFTKMSDDRLSKYMREVQFTIFKGTSMLEKAVQQQQHVIIPPE